A region from the Deinococcus reticulitermitis genome encodes:
- a CDS encoding DUF503 domain-containing protein, giving the protein MALGYVGVLTVRLEMPWVSNLKEKRALVRPVVERLKVRFPLTVARLDGLNAHDWEVIGVATLSNDYAWVEETLKMAADYIASEGPYRVAEESVEISVLGDVGEDEEDE; this is encoded by the coding sequence GTGGCGCTCGGCTACGTCGGTGTGCTCACCGTGCGGCTGGAGATGCCGTGGGTGAGCAACCTCAAGGAAAAGCGCGCGCTCGTGCGCCCGGTCGTCGAGCGCCTCAAGGTGCGTTTTCCCCTGACCGTCGCGCGGCTCGACGGCCTCAACGCCCACGACTGGGAGGTGATCGGGGTGGCGACGCTGAGCAACGATTACGCCTGGGTCGAGGAAACCCTCAAGATGGCCGCCGACTACATCGCCTCCGAGGGGCCATACCGCGTGGCCGAGGAGAGCGTCGAGATCAGCGTGCTCGGGGACGTGGGGGAGGATGAAGAGGACGAGTAA